One genomic segment of Methanospirillum lacunae includes these proteins:
- a CDS encoding methyltransferase domain-containing protein has product MSQSAYVHGYSDREAERLSDQANTLTEILHHDTRFPPGSLVLEAGCGTGAQTVIITSQNPDCRFRSIDISQTSLDCAEQRLRTEAGSCISQVSFKQADIRNLPYDDETFDHIFLCFVLEHLPEPVNVLRELKRVLKFGGSIMAIEGDHGSVYFYPPSQAAIDAVHTQIELQHRSGGDACIGRRLYPLLTETGFSDVRVSPRMVYVDASKPELIDGFTRKTFTAMIEGVQHNAVAAGLISNERFEEGIQGLYRTCEQDGVFCYTFFKAGGVKSR; this is encoded by the coding sequence ATGAGTCAGTCTGCATATGTTCACGGATACTCAGATCGTGAAGCAGAACGCCTGTCTGATCAGGCAAATACCCTTACAGAGATCCTCCATCATGATACCAGGTTTCCACCCGGGAGTCTCGTTCTTGAAGCCGGATGCGGTACCGGTGCCCAGACTGTAATTATCACCTCACAAAATCCGGATTGCAGGTTTAGATCAATAGATATCTCCCAGACATCACTTGACTGTGCTGAGCAACGACTCAGAACGGAAGCAGGTTCCTGTATCAGCCAGGTCTCATTTAAACAGGCAGATATCAGGAATCTCCCGTACGATGACGAGACATTTGATCATATCTTTTTGTGTTTCGTTCTCGAACACCTTCCTGAACCCGTGAATGTCCTCAGGGAACTGAAACGTGTTCTAAAATTTGGGGGATCAATCATGGCAATTGAGGGAGATCATGGATCTGTTTATTTTTATCCTCCAAGTCAGGCCGCCATTGATGCAGTTCATACCCAGATAGAACTGCAGCACCGTTCAGGCGGAGATGCGTGCATCGGGAGGAGACTTTACCCACTCCTGACAGAGACCGGTTTTTCAGATGTACGGGTCTCTCCACGGATGGTATATGTTGACGCCAGCAAACCTGAACTCATAGACGGGTTTACCAGAAAAACTTTTACTGCAATGATTGAAGGAGTCCAGCATAATGCAGTCGCTGCAGGATTGATCTCAAATGAGCGGTTTGAGGAGGGAATACAGGGATTATACCGGACATGCGAGCAGGATGGTGTTTTTTGTTACACCTTCTTCAAGGCAGGCGGAGTGAAATCAAGATAA
- a CDS encoding LysE family transporter: MSLVELGVLGFVIGLTGALAPGPTLIATIQSAISEGWKSGPKVTCGHIFAELLVVILIAAGIPFLPTGSSLLIAVVGGTALFVFGVLTIQSARGATLSLVSRASGSGSPVVAGLITSISNPYFWIWWFSVGSALLISSLASGLAGLIAFILGHWLSDLSWFTLVSVSIHKSRVLLGDREYKYILYACGAVLMIFGIWFVVSGIFKPV, translated from the coding sequence ATGTCTCTTGTTGAACTGGGCGTCCTCGGGTTTGTAATCGGTCTCACCGGAGCTCTTGCACCCGGGCCTACTCTGATTGCAACAATTCAGTCGGCCATCAGTGAGGGATGGAAGAGCGGTCCTAAGGTAACCTGTGGTCATATCTTCGCAGAACTTCTTGTCGTGATTCTGATTGCAGCAGGGATTCCCTTTCTTCCAACTGGTTCATCACTCCTGATTGCAGTTGTGGGGGGTACTGCCCTGTTTGTTTTTGGAGTTCTGACTATTCAGTCGGCCAGGGGTGCCACTCTTTCCCTGGTCTCCCGGGCATCAGGATCAGGCTCTCCAGTTGTTGCCGGACTGATTACCAGCATCTCAAATCCGTACTTCTGGATCTGGTGGTTTTCAGTAGGTAGTGCCCTTCTGATCAGTTCTCTGGCTAGTGGTCTTGCAGGGCTTATTGCTTTCATCCTGGGACACTGGTTATCAGATCTCAGTTGGTTCACGCTGGTTTCAGTAAGCATTCATAAAAGCAGAGTGCTGCTGGGAGATCGTGAGTATAAATATATCCTCTATGCATGTGGTGCAGTTCTTATGATATTTGGAATCTGGTTTGTTGTGTCAGGAATTTTTAAACCGGTGTGA
- a CDS encoding STAS domain-containing protein, whose amino-acid sequence MSDNDRSKGDLVSYLIRDEMGDCMPIDIWYDGNVWVFRPFGKIDTGHAVDLDAALTEGIGQGMRLIVIDMTDSPYIASSGLRALLKAAKAVKPDNGRISVCGLNDVVHEVLQVSGLLRIFPVYPTAKEAVAAMKNIEK is encoded by the coding sequence ATGTCCGATAATGATCGTTCAAAAGGGGATCTTGTCTCTTACCTGATTCGTGACGAGATGGGTGATTGTATGCCCATAGATATCTGGTATGATGGAAATGTATGGGTTTTCAGACCATTCGGAAAGATAGATACCGGTCACGCTGTCGATCTGGACGCTGCACTCACAGAGGGTATTGGACAGGGGATGCGGCTCATCGTTATTGATATGACCGATTCGCCTTATATTGCAAGTTCTGGACTTCGTGCCCTGTTGAAAGCTGCTAAAGCAGTAAAACCTGATAACGGCCGCATAAGTGTTTGTGGTCTGAATGATGTAGTACACGAGGTTTTACAGGTATCCGGACTCCTTCGAATCTTTCCTGTGTACCCTACGGCAAAAGAAGCAGTCGCTGCAATGAAGAATATTGAGAAGTAA
- a CDS encoding ABC transporter ATP-binding protein — protein sequence MTPAVKPVPGGDQNDQSESLNQTLKRLLFYLTRYRFRLALAIIFMIGFSVTMGILPALMGYATNIIAGHGSLQDLKQVLIYFIIDGVALWICGHLAQRLLSKISQQALYTLRTDLFNHMQALSLSFFDRQPIGELMSRVSNDTDVIDQFFSNGIQQVLQSVTTIIVLTIVMLWINPVLTLLVYLAVLGMLAISSTIARISGPAFERMQELLGELNGYAEERLAGQKVTIAYNQQNGTTVGFSKLSGIVARTGGRAQFVALTSMPAATIMSNLQMILLLIIGGAMVMEGHIQLGELVAFLGLSSSISSPLSQIFSVYSQIISAAAGAARVFRILDEQPVVADLPVAKPMPPVDGDVKFDAVDFAYIPGRTVLKNNTFRALPGQVFGLCGPTGAGKSTIINILTRYYDIQSGSITIDGVRIDEVGQDSLRIQIAQVLQEPFLFSGTILENLRYARGDATDEECIAAAKQAGAYEFIMAQPEGFDTFLNDGGSNLSQGQRQMLTIARAMVSQPRLLILDEATSNVDTRTEKLIQSGLLSLQQGKTSFIIAHRLSTIRKSDCILVINQGEIVERGTHDDLMGAQGFYYNLYMSQFRGKLSSITGVA from the coding sequence ATGACACCGGCTGTAAAACCAGTACCAGGAGGAGATCAGAACGACCAGTCTGAATCATTAAATCAGACCCTAAAAAGGCTGCTCTTTTACCTGACCAGGTACCGGTTCAGACTTGCTCTTGCTATCATTTTCATGATTGGGTTTTCTGTCACCATGGGGATCCTCCCTGCCCTTATGGGATATGCAACTAATATCATCGCAGGTCATGGTTCTCTCCAGGATCTGAAACAGGTTCTTATCTATTTCATTATTGACGGAGTTGCATTATGGATCTGCGGACATCTGGCCCAGCGTCTCCTCTCAAAGATATCGCAACAGGCTCTCTACACACTCAGAACCGATCTCTTTAATCACATGCAGGCGCTCTCTCTCAGTTTCTTTGATCGCCAGCCGATCGGCGAACTGATGAGCAGGGTCTCCAATGATACCGATGTTATTGATCAGTTCTTTTCCAATGGAATTCAGCAGGTTCTCCAGTCTGTAACCACTATCATAGTCCTTACCATTGTGATGCTCTGGATAAACCCGGTTTTGACACTTCTTGTGTACCTGGCAGTACTCGGCATGCTCGCAATTTCATCTACCATTGCCAGGATTTCTGGTCCGGCTTTTGAGCGGATGCAGGAACTTCTTGGAGAACTAAATGGGTATGCAGAAGAGAGGCTTGCGGGACAAAAGGTTACCATCGCATACAATCAACAGAATGGCACCACTGTAGGCTTTTCAAAACTTTCTGGAATAGTTGCCCGGACAGGGGGAAGAGCACAGTTTGTAGCACTCACATCCATGCCGGCTGCAACGATCATGTCAAACCTGCAGATGATCCTTCTTTTAATCATTGGAGGTGCGATGGTGATGGAAGGGCATATCCAGCTTGGTGAACTGGTTGCATTCCTCGGACTTTCATCAAGTATCTCCTCGCCATTATCACAGATCTTCTCTGTATATTCCCAGATCATCAGTGCAGCTGCTGGAGCAGCCCGGGTATTTCGGATCCTTGATGAGCAGCCTGTTGTTGCAGATCTGCCTGTTGCTAAACCAATGCCCCCGGTTGATGGAGATGTTAAATTTGACGCTGTTGATTTCGCATACATTCCCGGACGGACTGTTTTGAAAAATAATACATTCCGTGCCCTTCCCGGTCAGGTATTTGGGTTATGCGGTCCGACGGGAGCAGGAAAGAGCACAATCATCAATATTCTGACCCGGTATTATGATATCCAGTCAGGATCGATCACCATTGACGGAGTCAGGATCGATGAGGTTGGGCAGGACAGCCTCAGGATCCAGATCGCCCAGGTTCTGCAGGAGCCATTCCTCTTCTCAGGGACAATCCTTGAAAACCTGCGGTATGCCCGTGGCGATGCAACAGATGAAGAATGTATCGCGGCTGCGAAACAGGCCGGAGCGTACGAATTCATTATGGCCCAGCCAGAAGGTTTTGATACGTTCCTCAACGACGGAGGCTCAAACCTTTCACAGGGTCAGAGACAGATGCTTACCATTGCCAGGGCCATGGTATCACAGCCACGTCTACTGATCCTGGACGAGGCTACCAGCAACGTGGATACCCGCACAGAAAAACTGATTCAGTCCGGGCTTCTCAGTCTGCAGCAGGGAAAAACATCATTCATCATTGCTCACAGGCTCTCGACAATCCGCAAATCAGATTGTATTCTCGTGATAAACCAAGGTGAGATTGTAGAACGTGGGACTCATGATGATCTGATGGGTGCACAGGGATTCTATTACAATCTCTATATGAGCCAGTTCAGGGGAAAACTCAGTTCTATAACCGGGGTTGCCTGA
- a CDS encoding ABC transporter ATP-binding protein, with translation MTISNFKRLYQVFHGYERWFLFSILLNIAVAGGTLAIPALSADLINNGIMAGDFSYSLDVGVLMLLAAVIAGACQIANAGIAVWASEYSSHSLRTREFEKIQTLSFGNIDKFRSSDLLVRLTTDVQNVKIAIQQSVMNLMQAPLLLIGTIIIMAAMAPALVWIMVVLLVLLTIILVLYFVIVEPAFTRKQSEIDGVNKALRETLTGIRVVKAFVRQEYEINKFGQAADNLKRAAMRPQMIMSYLMPTVFAIALLGFGAVYYFGGEQVLAGTGLMIGDVTSAAQYILILMMPLLIIAIVLPFITQANASLKRIFEVLDAVPEVQEPKDPVTINVDQVKGRVEFENVSFGYRNAEGVPDGEVLTGINLVAQPGETIGFLGATGCGKSSLVSLIPRFYDVTGGRVTIDGVDVRSISLETLRNMVSVCLQESVLFSGTINENIRFGKPSMTDDAMMEAARSADVDGFVQNIPEQYDGRVARRGSNFSGGQKQRLSIARALAQKPKILILDDSTSACDVATEARIQDAITDMMEGTTKFIVAQRISSVITADRIVLLSQGVIEATGTHTELLASSPLYQEIYESQLGSGLQSGGNAS, from the coding sequence ATGACAATATCAAATTTCAAACGCCTTTACCAAGTGTTTCATGGGTATGAACGGTGGTTTCTCTTCTCAATTCTGCTCAATATCGCTGTTGCCGGGGGCACTCTTGCCATTCCTGCCTTATCTGCAGATCTGATAAACAACGGAATTATGGCAGGAGATTTTTCATACTCCCTTGATGTAGGAGTTCTTATGCTCCTAGCTGCAGTAATTGCCGGAGCATGTCAGATTGCAAATGCAGGTATTGCAGTCTGGGCATCAGAATACTCATCCCACTCATTACGCACCCGTGAATTCGAAAAGATTCAGACTCTTTCGTTTGGGAACATCGACAAGTTCAGATCAAGTGATCTGCTGGTGCGGCTGACAACAGATGTTCAGAATGTCAAGATCGCAATACAGCAGTCTGTGATGAACCTCATGCAGGCCCCGCTGCTGCTGATAGGAACCATTATCATCATGGCAGCCATGGCTCCTGCCCTGGTCTGGATAATGGTTGTACTTTTGGTCCTTCTCACGATTATACTGGTTTTGTATTTTGTCATTGTTGAGCCTGCATTCACCAGGAAGCAGTCAGAAATCGATGGTGTAAACAAAGCCCTTCGTGAGACCCTGACTGGCATCAGGGTGGTTAAGGCATTTGTCAGACAGGAGTATGAGATCAACAAGTTTGGGCAGGCAGCTGATAATTTAAAGCGTGCAGCCATGAGGCCGCAGATGATCATGTCCTATCTCATGCCGACCGTGTTTGCGATCGCTCTCCTTGGGTTTGGTGCTGTGTACTATTTCGGAGGTGAACAGGTTCTTGCGGGGACCGGTCTTATGATCGGTGATGTGACCTCTGCAGCTCAGTACATACTCATTCTCATGATGCCTCTTCTGATCATCGCGATTGTGTTGCCCTTCATCACTCAGGCAAATGCATCACTGAAGAGAATCTTCGAAGTTCTTGATGCGGTACCTGAAGTACAGGAACCCAAGGATCCCGTTACAATCAATGTTGATCAGGTAAAAGGTCGCGTGGAATTTGAGAATGTTTCATTTGGATATCGGAATGCCGAAGGTGTCCCTGACGGAGAAGTCCTTACCGGGATAAACCTGGTTGCACAGCCAGGTGAGACAATAGGGTTTTTAGGTGCGACTGGTTGTGGAAAATCATCACTCGTTTCACTCATTCCCAGGTTTTATGATGTCACCGGTGGCCGTGTTACCATCGATGGTGTCGATGTCCGTTCAATCTCCCTGGAAACACTTCGAAACATGGTCAGTGTCTGTCTTCAGGAATCGGTTCTTTTTTCAGGTACCATTAATGAGAATATACGGTTTGGGAAACCATCCATGACTGATGATGCCATGATGGAAGCAGCCCGTTCAGCAGATGTGGATGGGTTTGTGCAAAACATCCCTGAACAGTATGATGGAAGGGTGGCCCGACGTGGCTCTAACTTTTCGGGAGGTCAGAAACAGAGGCTCTCGATCGCCCGGGCACTTGCACAGAAACCAAAGATCCTCATTCTTGATGACAGTACCAGTGCATGTGATGTTGCTACCGAGGCCAGGATCCAGGACGCTATTACTGATATGATGGAAGGAACAACCAAGTTCATCGTAGCCCAGCGTATCAGTTCGGTCATCACCGCTGATCGGATTGTCCTGTTAAGCCAGGGAGTAATTGAAGCAACCGGGACTCATACAGAACTTCTTGCATCAAGTCCTCTCTACCAGGAGATCTATGAATCCCAACTTGGGAGTGGTCTTCAGTCAGGAGGTAATGCCTCATGA
- a CDS encoding MscL family protein, with product MAGLISEFLEFLKEYKVVALAVAFIMGVAATSLVKSLVDNIIMPFVGVLVPSGDWKEATFNLGPVHLGIGPFAAECINFIVIAFVVFIIAKYVMKEEKVQKK from the coding sequence ATGGCCGGGTTAATAAGTGAGTTTCTGGAATTTTTGAAGGAATACAAGGTTGTTGCACTTGCTGTTGCATTCATCATGGGTGTTGCTGCAACGAGTCTTGTCAAGTCCCTGGTAGACAATATCATCATGCCCTTTGTGGGTGTCTTAGTTCCTTCCGGTGACTGGAAGGAAGCAACCTTCAACCTCGGACCTGTTCACCTTGGTATTGGTCCGTTTGCGGCAGAATGTATCAACTTCATTGTCATTGCATTTGTGGTCTTTATAATTGCGAAGTATGTAATGAAAGAAGAAAAAGTTCAGAAGAAGTGA
- a CDS encoding agmatine deiminase family protein, giving the protein MIEEEMESRLVMLGLIQASASQDPDENLRKMTGKVSDAISSGARIICLPELYRTQYFPQYIGKDAGMLAETIPGESTRVFSELAKQHEVVIIVPIFEYTKTKEYRNAAVIIDVDGSVSPPYYKVHVPQDPSFFEKGYFAEGNEFRVVDTRFGKIAVLICYDQWFPEAARAVALAGAEIIFYPTAIGDILDACPVEGEWQDSWETIQRSHAIANSVHVAAVNRVGTEDKVKFFGGSFVADAFGSILARAGSEEEILLTTIDLSMNRIVSDSWGFIRNRRPETYGSLCTPIRGDGPEQISPALGDTPRNRGFHMPAEWEHHEAVWISWPHNILTFPFIEAVEESYILFIRAVHISERICMFVPEGDAKQRIEHLLFDAGVDMNRITLFPASYSDVWIRDYGPTFLVNRGELQVAMVRWIFNAWGDKYDELLVDGAVPGFMNDILHLPVFSPGIVLEGGSIDVNGRGTVLTTHSCLLNPNRNPSLSQEEIEQYLLEYLGAVKVIWLGDGVAGDDTDGHIDDIARFVDPCTVLCAVEEDPDDENYAALQENYQILCNETDQDGNPLTVIPLPMPQMVSGEEGRYPASYTNFYIGNSVVIVPVFGDPGDEVACNIIRQVFPDREIIGINARAMIEGYGTFHCATQQQPCPYPSGWRKVQDY; this is encoded by the coding sequence ATGATCGAAGAAGAAATGGAGAGCCGTCTTGTTATGCTTGGTCTTATCCAGGCATCAGCATCCCAGGATCCTGATGAGAATCTCAGGAAGATGACCGGTAAGGTATCAGATGCTATCTCTTCAGGGGCCAGGATTATCTGTCTTCCTGAGCTCTACCGCACACAATATTTCCCGCAATATATCGGGAAAGATGCGGGAATGCTCGCAGAGACGATTCCCGGTGAGTCAACCCGGGTGTTCTCAGAACTGGCAAAACAGCATGAAGTCGTGATTATCGTTCCGATCTTTGAGTATACAAAGACCAAAGAGTATCGAAATGCAGCGGTTATCATCGATGTAGATGGGTCTGTCTCTCCTCCGTACTACAAAGTCCATGTCCCCCAGGATCCCTCTTTCTTTGAGAAAGGATATTTTGCAGAGGGGAATGAATTCAGAGTGGTTGATACCAGGTTTGGAAAGATTGCCGTTCTGATATGTTATGATCAGTGGTTCCCTGAAGCTGCCCGTGCTGTTGCTCTTGCCGGAGCAGAGATCATCTTTTACCCCACCGCTATTGGCGATATCCTGGATGCTTGTCCGGTTGAAGGAGAATGGCAGGATTCGTGGGAGACAATCCAGCGGAGTCATGCTATTGCAAATAGTGTGCACGTCGCAGCAGTAAACAGGGTGGGAACAGAGGACAAAGTAAAATTTTTCGGTGGTTCGTTTGTTGCAGATGCGTTTGGGTCAATCCTTGCACGGGCCGGTTCAGAAGAAGAGATCCTGCTCACGACGATCGATCTCTCAATGAACAGGATCGTTTCTGACTCCTGGGGTTTTATCAGGAACAGGCGTCCTGAAACCTACGGTTCGCTCTGTACACCTATCCGCGGAGATGGACCCGAACAGATCTCTCCAGCACTTGGAGATACCCCACGGAATCGGGGATTTCACATGCCTGCCGAATGGGAACATCATGAGGCGGTATGGATCTCATGGCCGCACAATATCCTGACATTTCCTTTCATTGAAGCGGTAGAAGAAAGTTATATCCTGTTTATCAGGGCAGTTCATATCTCTGAAAGAATCTGCATGTTTGTGCCTGAAGGAGATGCAAAACAGCGGATAGAACATCTCCTGTTCGATGCCGGCGTTGACATGAACAGGATAACGCTGTTTCCTGCCTCTTACTCTGATGTGTGGATACGGGACTACGGCCCGACATTTCTTGTAAACCGCGGAGAGTTACAGGTGGCAATGGTCAGATGGATCTTCAATGCCTGGGGAGACAAATACGATGAACTTCTTGTAGACGGAGCGGTTCCAGGGTTCATGAACGATATTCTGCATCTTCCGGTTTTTAGCCCCGGGATTGTGCTAGAGGGAGGTTCCATCGATGTGAACGGAAGAGGAACTGTTCTGACCACACATTCCTGTCTCTTGAATCCAAACCGGAATCCCTCACTTTCCCAGGAAGAGATAGAGCAGTATCTGCTGGAATACCTGGGAGCAGTCAAGGTGATCTGGCTGGGTGATGGTGTGGCTGGTGACGATACTGACGGGCACATCGATGATATCGCCCGGTTTGTTGATCCGTGCACCGTCCTCTGTGCTGTAGAAGAGGATCCTGATGATGAGAACTATGCAGCACTACAGGAAAATTATCAGATACTCTGCAATGAGACAGATCAGGATGGAAATCCACTTACCGTGATACCCCTCCCGATGCCACAGATGGTGTCAGGAGAGGAAGGCAGGTATCCGGCAAGTTATACGAATTTTTATATTGGCAATTCAGTGGTGATTGTTCCGGTGTTTGGTGATCCGGGAGATGAAGTTGCATGCAACATCATTCGTCAGGTGTTTCCTGATCGTGAGATTATTGGGATCAATGCCCGTGCCATGATCGAAGGGTATGGTACCTTTCATTGTGCAACCCAGCAGCAGCCCTGCCCATACCCGTCAGGGTGGCGAAAAGTTCAAGATTATTGA